The proteins below come from a single Ictidomys tridecemlineatus isolate mIctTri1 chromosome 8, mIctTri1.hap1, whole genome shotgun sequence genomic window:
- the LOC101965332 gene encoding amine sulfotransferase, whose product MDNTEEYLFEFKGYNFERSLVKMHIVGSADDFEIRDDDVFIVTYPKSGTIWTQQILSLIYFEGHRNRTEDIKTIDRAPFFEYNNHNLDFTKIPSPRLFSSHLPYYLVPKGLKNKKAKILYIYRNPKDVLVSFFHYSNWVAILKNSETFENYIKMFLDGQVVGSRWFDHIKGWYEHRHDFNILFMSYEDMKKDLRSAVLKICRFLEKELNEEVVDTVVKEATFQNMKTNPQANYNDIVKQEMGVRNNEGNFLRKGTIGDWKHHFTVEQNERFEKTFQREMKDFPLKFIWDINEE is encoded by the exons ATGGACAACACAGAGGAATACTTATTTGAATTTAAAGGCTACAATTTTGAAAGGTCTTTAGTTAAAATGCATATAGTAGGAAGTGCAGATGATTTTGAAATTAGAGATGATGATGTCTTCATAGTCACCTATCCAAAATCTG gtaCCATCTGGACTCAGCAGATACTAAGCTTGATTTATTTTGAGGGGCATCGTAACAGAACTGAAGACATCAAAACAATAGATAGAGCTCCCTTCTTTGAATACAATAATCATAATTTGGACTTTACCAAAATACCATCCCCTCGCCTCTTCAGTTCTCATCTTCCCTATTATTTAGTTCCAAAAGGTCTGAAGAACAAAAAAGCTAAA ATTCTTTATATCTACAGAAATCCTAAAGAtgttttggtttccttttttcattATTCAAATTGGGTGGCTATATTAAAGAATTCTGAAACTTTtgagaattatataaaaatgtttctagatgGACAAG TGGTGGGAAGTCGTTGGTTTGATCACATAAAAGGCTGGTATGAACACAGACATGACTTCAATATTCTGTTCATGAGCTATGAAGATATGAAAAAG GACCTCAGAAGTGCAGTGCTGAAAATCTGTAGATTTCTTGAGAAAGAACTTAATGAAGAAGTTGTGGATACTGTTGTGAAAGAGGCTACCTTTCAGAACATGAAGACTAATCCACAAGCAAATTATAATGATATTGTAAAACAGGAAATGGGAGTGAGAAACAATGAAGGAAATTTTCTGCGCAAAG GTACCATTGGAGATTGGAAACATCATTTTACTGTGGAGCAGAATGAAAGATTTGAAAAGACATtccaaagggaaatgaaagactTTCCCCTGAAGTTCATCTGGGATATAAATGAGGAGTAA